The segment AGGAGATAATATTTTAATTAGTGTGGCCAATTCATTAAATAATTGTACTAGAAAAGGAGACATTGTAGCTCGGTTTGGTGGAGATGAATTTCTAATTTTACTACCAAATATAAAAAATCCTAATGATTACAAAGTTATAGTATCTAGAATTCTGAATGAAAGAAACAAGCCTATTTACTGCAATGGAGAAAAAATAAAAGTTTCCCTTAGCATAGGTGTAAGTCTTTATCCATTTGATGGGAAGAGCCTTGATGAATTGATATCAAATGCAGATAAATCTATGTATATCGTTAAAAATAATGGGGGAAATAATTTTACATTATATAATCATAATATGTGCGAATTTACTCTTTTAATGCTATAATGATTTCTCCTTGAACTATCACAAAAATATTTTCAATAATTTCATAAATAAGCAGTGAAATTTTTATAAATTTTAATAAAATTTTTAGAAGGGAGTCTTTTTTATGAGTTTAAAAAGTTTATATGAAAGTGGCATAGAGTACAATGATTTTTTAAATAGTAAAGACGTGGACACAAAGGACAAAGTTTTAGACATATACAATAATATAGAAATAGGAAAAGACCTAGAAGATAAAATAAAAGCTGTAGATAAAGAAGTTGACATAATTGCTTTTGCAGAAATATGGTGCCCTGATTGTATGCTAAATGTACCTGCTCTAGAAAAAATCCATATATTAAATCCTAAGATTAATTTCAAAGTAGTTTCAAGAGAAGGAAATGAAAAATATTTAGATGACTATGCAATAGATGGAAAACCTCGAATACCTACTTTTATAATTACAGACAAAACTCAAAAGGTTTTAGGTGCTTTTATAGAAAGACCAGAAATAGTTAGAAAAGTAGAGAATAGCGGAAACCAAGTAGATGTAATAGTTACAAAAAAGAAATATAGAAAGGGAGAATTTATACCTCATACTATTACGGATGTTTTAAATATAATATCTAATAAGGATATCTAACAAAAGGGCTGTAGCACTAAAAATAAATACTACAATGTATTGTTTTGCAAGTTTAAATCTGTAAAACAGTACATTGTATGTAAATTTCTTAATGCTACAGCTCCTTTATAATTATTTACATATTCACAGTACTAATAGGTGAGCCACAAAATTCACATTCCCCTACAGAACCTTTTAAAATCTTATTCTTCGCTCCACAGCCTTTGCAAGTTACTACTACCACTTGTACATTAGGATTAAATTTAACACTTGCTTCTTTATTATAGTCCTGCTTTCGTTTATGTACTATAATAATTTCCCTTTTAGATTCGTTAATATATGCATTAAAAAAATATTCTTTATCTATCATATTTTGAAGATCACTTTTAACTACATCATAAGGCAAATCCATTGCAGCAGCTATGTTATCTATAGATGTAATGTTCTGATTTACTACTATAGCTATATATTTTTTAAATTTTTGAGCCTTTTTCTTATTTCTTCTACTTACAACAATTAATGCAATTCCACCACCTACAAATAATAATAAACCAGAAAACACCTGTCCTACGGTCATTGTAGAATCTCCAATACTTCCTATAGTATAAAAAATCCCTAGTACCAATAAAATGCAACCAATAATTCCCAAAGTACGTCCTGAATTAAATAAAGCTTTTTTATCTAAATCTATTTTTTTTCACGCTAATGCACCTCTCTTTATGATAAGTTTACAAGTTATATTTGAATTCTTAATTTTCTTCATAAAATATTCATATCTACAAATTATTATTCTACATAAATCTACTTTTTCCTTCGCTTCCATGATTTTTATTAAATAAAGTTCTTTACCCTAAAGATACTTTCATAAATTCACTAGGTGAATATCCTGTGTGCTTTTTAAAAACATGTGAGAAGTATCTATAGTCTGTATAACCAACCTTAGAGGCCACATCTGCTATCTTTGCCTCAGGCTCCGTTAGGTATTCCATAGCTTTACTTACCCTCAGTTTTGTTAAGTACTCTACAAAGCTTACTCCCATTACCTTTTTAATCTTTCTACTTAAATAGCTTTCGCTTAAGTAGACTTTTGTAGCTACGTCATTTAAACAAATATTCTCATTATAGTGCTCTGTCATATAATCCAGCGCATCCTTTATTCCAGACTCAACTATTTGCACTTTAACTTCTTTTATAGCATATAATATTTCAAATATTAAGTGCTCAGCCCATGTATATAATTCTTCAATGGTGTTAAGTTCTGTAGTTTTCTTGTAAACATTAAAGTTTTCTCCTACTATATCTGACATGTTAATATTAAAATCCTTAAGAATATCTAGCGCCTTTAAAATTAAATTAATACTAATTTGTTTTATAGTATCATCGCTTATTTTATTGCACTTGAATATATCATAATAAATATATTTTAATCCACCTCTAACTCTCTTTTTATCACAAGCCTTAATACTTAATATAAGTTCTCTTTCTTTTTGATGTAAATCATTCCATTCTAATTTTTCTTCATCACATACTTCTTTACCTATGTCTTTAAAATAAGTTATACTGCCCTTACCACTATATAATCTATTTTTTAGAGCTCTTTTCCCTTGACTATATATATCCTGTATGCTTTCCAAATTCATTATACCAGAAACGCCCATACTTATAGTTATATTACATTTAGATTTTACAATGCTTTGAATATTTTTCAGTTTATTCTCGATTTCTTTTTCACAACTAATATTATTACAGCATAATACCAAAGCTAACTTATCCTCATGACATTCAATAACATAGTGTTCCTCTAGAAAAGACTTATTTATTGCATCTCTAATTATCTGATTCTCCTCATAAATTAACTTCATATTATCCATTTCTAATATATTTTCATAATTATCATTTTGAATAGAAACAATCATAAGTTTTTCTAAAGATATATTATGCCTTCTTATTTCTTCATAAATATTTTCATAACTTCTCAGCTTTCCCCGCATCATATCTAATAACATTTTTTCTTGAGTTATAGATACGCTTTCTTTGGTTTTTATACATTCATTAGCTGCTTTTTCTATAGCATTCAAAAACTCTCCTTCATCTATAGGTTTTAATAAAAAATCTATAGCATTTACCTTAACGGCTCCTATTGCATAGTTTAAATCATCATATCCGGTAATTATGATGAACTTACTATTAGGTAAAATTTTTATAATCTCCCTAGCCATTTCCAGTCCATTCATTTCCGGCATATTAATATCCGTTATAATTAAATCTGGTTTTTCCAGCTTTGCTAGTTCTATTGCCTGAAACGCATCCTCTGCTTCACCTACTATCTTACATCCATATTTATTCCAATCAACAGTTTTTTTCATACCTTCTCTAGCTAAATACTCATCATCTACCACTATGACTTTAACCAAAATCACCGTCCTCCTCTAAACACTAAATTTATAAAAAGTCTACTACAATTACTTTTCCAATGTAACTTCAGTTTAAATTATCTTCGTTCTTTTGCTATTTATTGTTTATTAATGCCACACATATATTTTCTCTATCAATATTAAATTACCAACTATGCATTACTCCATTCTTTAATGCATTAACGCATACACTGATAGTGACAAAGGCTCGTGCAACTAGAACTACCTTATGCTTTTATAATCCACCAGGTATATTGATTCTAGATATAGTGAATCCTTCTTCACTAAATAATTTTACCCCATACTCATCTCCATAATGAAGTTTTATTCTATTATCCACATTACTTAAACCTATTTTCTCTCCTGAACTGTTACTATTTCCCACTCCAATGCCATCATCTATTACATCAATATAAACTATATTGTTCTCTAAATAACCTTTTATAATAAGATTTCCCGTGCCTCTCTTTTGTTCTAATCCGTGAGTTATTGCATTTTCTACTAACGGTTGAATTAAAAGCCTAAGAATATTTTGTTTATAAACCTCCGGTTCCACCTTTACGAATACCTGAAATTTATCTCTATACCTAATTTTTTGTATGGTTAAATAGTTATTCACCTGCTGCAACTCTTCCTCTACCGTTACTATATCACCTTTTTTACTAATACTGTATCTTAAAAATTTTCCTAAGCTTGTAACCATAGTGCTTACTCCTTGTAAGTCATCAAGCTTTGCCATCCAATTAATTGACTCCAATGTGTTGTATAAAAAGTGAGGGTTTACTTGAGCTTTAAGTGCTTTAAATTCTGCTTCTTTCAGTAAATATTGTTTTACATAAACCTCTTCTATTAATCTGTTAATTTCTTTAAGCATATTATTAAAACTATTACCCATATGTGCAATTTCATCATTTGTATTAATAGAGAAATTTACGTTTCTATCTCCTTTTTCAACTCTATCCATCAAATTTGCCAGCTCATTTATTGGTTTATAAATATTTTTAGACAACACTAAAGAAGCCATTACAGCTAATATAGCAAATAAAATAAGTAATAACATAAATGTAATTATAATAACTCTTTTATCTTTATATAATTGTTTTTGAGGAATTATTTCCACTATCTTAAGTCCTGTATCACTTAAAGTTGTAAAATAAGCTGTATATTTTTTATTTTCTATGTTGCATGAAAATTTTCCCTTAGTATTCTTTAATATATCACTCAAGTATTCTTCATAAAAATAAAATCCTGTTTTATTTTTATTTATTTTATCCGTAATTATTTTACCATTTCTGTCCAACACAAAAATATTATTGTCCTTATATACCTTTAAATATTTAAAAATATCATTAAAGTAATCATCATATAAATCAACTATTACATATCCTATTTTTTGTCCATTTTCTACATCTTTTATTTCTTTTCCTATAGCCATTACAATGTCTTTTCTCTCTTTTTCATCTATTCTTCTATGTATATACAAAAGCTTCTCATTTTCTCTTTTATCAATGGATTTAAAAAATTCACTGTTTAAATCTTCATATATAGGTGGATAATAGTCCGTAGTACTAAAATGACTATATTTACTCATTCCTGTTATATATATAGGCACATCCCTTTTTTGTGTAGCTAATACACCGCTAGTTATTCTGTATATTTTTTGAATATCTAAAAATTTTTCTTCATAATTATTATAATCTTTTTTCTTTAAAATTTCCTTTACTTCTTTATTTTCTGATATGTAATCACTGATACTTATAAAACTCCCTAAAGATGAATCTATAAGCCTACTGACTACCTCTAAGTTTTCTTTTACTGAAATATCTAATCTACTATTAATTGACTTACTAGTATTATAATAAGAAAAAATCGTCATACTCAAAAGTGGTAATATTCCTACTAATAAAAAGCCTCTAAATAGCTTATCCTTAAAACTGCGATTTTTCCATAATACACCAAAAGTTTTCTTAAATCTATATATACATTTGTTCCTATTTAAAATGTTAGATATACATCTATTTCTAAACCAAAGTTTGTTTTTAAATGAAAATTTCTTTTTCATAAAAATCCCCTTAAAAAATCATAATGTATTTACTACAACTTAATTATTGTTGTAAACAAAGTTTATTAACTAAATGCCTTCACATTTTTAAAATAGATAGTAAAATTTAATATAGCTCAATTGTAACACAATTGAGCTATATAGATTAAAGTTATTAAATTATTTTTTTAAATACTTTACTTTTCTATTAAACAATTAATATGATTAACCCACAAAAGGTACAATTTAGTGGAATTATGAAATTTCTCCTCCATGACTTGCATAAAAGCTCGGAACAATAAATTCAATTTAAATAGTTCCTTTGCTTCTTATGCAACTCATTCCAGAGAAATTTCATAATTCAAGTAATTTAATACTTTTTGTGGGATAATCATTAATATATATTTACTCAATTAAATTAACCTTTTCCACACCCTCATAAACAGATAATTCTTGAATGATTTTACTTTTTTTTATATATCTAGGTACCAATATTGTATAAAGACTAGTTTTATAAGGGCTCTCCTCATCATCTTCTAAAGAAAATTCAATATTTTGCACTTTAATATTTCTAGTCTCAAAATATCCTTCAACAATATTTATTAGCTGTTTTTTATCATTATATTGAAGTTCTATTTTAACTAAATTTCCTTTTTCCATAAATCTGGCCTCAACTCTTTTAAGTGCAGCTAATACCATAAAAACAGCAGCTGTTGATAATAAGGTTAAAGTATAGTATCCCAGTCCCACAGCCAAACCAATACATGCTACCACCCAAAGACTTGCAGCAGTGGTAAGCCCTTTTACAGAACCTTTTTCATGAATTATAGTACCTGCACCTAGAAAACCTATGCCACTTATAACTTGTGCTCCGAGCCGCCCAATATCAGCCTTTAAAGCAGATTGTAACTGTGGATGTGCTAATATTAATCTAGTAGTTTCTTCCACTGAATATAATTGAATCATAGAAATTACCGCAGCACCTACACAAACTAAAATGTGGGTTCTAAATCCTGCTGGTCTATTTTTAAATTCTCTTTCGTATCCAATTAATCCGCCTACTATAACTGCAAGAAAAATCCTTAAAACCACCTCATGAATTAGCATATAACCTTAGTTGCCAATAATCCATAAAATAAACATCATTTAATTCACCCTTCAATGTCTCTTATTTGTGATGTTTTATAGATTTATCGCAACAGCTCACCTCCCACCATTAAATGTCACATATTAAGATAATTTATAAAATGATTAACCCACAATAAGGTATAATTCAGATAATGTAATACTTTTTGTGGGATAATCATAAAATATACTTTTTAAGATTATAATTCTTACTTTTTATTATAAATAATATCTAAGAAAACAGTTATTTCATAAATAAGAAAAGTAAAATATATACTCTAGTTCTTAATATAAACAAATAAGGTCCATAAGACCTTATTCTTTTTAGCATCTAAATACCTAAACATAACCATACAATAATAATTTTCAATTATTTATTAATTCAACTTTCGTAGTTATAAAATAAAAATATACAATTTAAAATGAAGAATAAAACTCTTTTAGAAATTAACTATAATGGGAATTCATAGATAAGTAATAGATAATAGGTAATAACTAATAGCTAAGAAGTAAGAGTTAAGGATAAAACTCAAGGAGTTTTTATAATTAATTTGTAAGTAATAGTTGTGCTGAAAATTCAGCCTTGCTCGATTTTTTCAATAGCTCTTACTTTTTACTTCTTACTTCTTACTTCTTACTTTTTACTTCTTACCAACATTATATTATATGAGCATTATATGGTGAGAAACTTATTTTTACATTCTCTCCCTCATTGAAAATTTCTTTCGCTTGAGGGTTATTATGTTGAATTTTGACTTCCGCTTCTCCAACTTTAACCACATAATCTTGATAAGCTCCCATAAATGTTGATAACATAACCTTTCCTTCTAAAAATCCTTCTCTGCCTATTTCCACAGCTTCTGGTCTTAAAACTAATTTACAAGTACTACCTGCTTTCTTATCTCCCTTATAAGGTATACTCATTTTTTTGCCGTAAATTGACACTTCAGCTATACTATTCTCTACACTATCTATTGTACCACTTATAAAGTTTGCTGTACCAATGAAATCTGCAACAAATTCTGTTTTTGGTGTGTAATAAATCTCTTTAGGAGTTCCAACCTGCTCAATTATTCCCTTATTCATAATAATAATCCTATCAGATAAGCTCATAGCTTCTGACTGGTCATGTGTTACATAAATCGCAGTAATTCCTACCTTTTGTTGTATTTTTCTAATTTCTGTTCTCATATATACTCTAAGCTTTGCATCAAGGTTTGAAAGAGGTTCATCAAATAGTAATACTCCCGGTTCCATAACCAGTGCACGAGCTAGCGCAACTCTTTGCTGTTGTCCTCCAGATAATTGATTTGGATATCTATTTTCCATTCCCTTTAATCCAACTAGTTCTATAATATTATCCACTCTTGTCTTTACTTCATCTTTACTTATTTTCTTTAATTTTAAACCATAAGCAATATTATCATAAATATTGTAATGAGGGAAAAGAGCATAGCTTTGAAAAACCATAGCACTATCTCTTTTATCCGGTGGAAGATCATTTATCTTATCTCCTCCTAGATAAATCTCCCCCATGGTTGGAATTTCAAATCCTGCTATCATTCTTAATGTAGTAGTTTTACCACATCCAGATGGTCCAAGTAAAGTTACAAATTCTCCCGGTTTAATATCCACTGATATATTATCCACTGCTTTAAATTCATTATTATTAGCACCAATATATATTTTGCTTAATT is part of the Haloimpatiens massiliensis genome and harbors:
- a CDS encoding thioredoxin family protein; the protein is MSLKSLYESGIEYNDFLNSKDVDTKDKVLDIYNNIEIGKDLEDKIKAVDKEVDIIAFAEIWCPDCMLNVPALEKIHILNPKINFKVVSREGNEKYLDDYAIDGKPRIPTFIITDKTQKVLGAFIERPEIVRKVENSGNQVDVIVTKKKYRKGEFIPHTITDVLNIISNKDI
- a CDS encoding response regulator transcription factor encodes the protein MVKVIVVDDEYLAREGMKKTVDWNKYGCKIVGEAEDAFQAIELAKLEKPDLIITDINMPEMNGLEMAREIIKILPNSKFIIITGYDDLNYAIGAVKVNAIDFLLKPIDEGEFLNAIEKAANECIKTKESVSITQEKMLLDMMRGKLRSYENIYEEIRRHNISLEKLMIVSIQNDNYENILEMDNMKLIYEENQIIRDAINKSFLEEHYVIECHEDKLALVLCCNNISCEKEIENKLKNIQSIVKSKCNITISMGVSGIMNLESIQDIYSQGKRALKNRLYSGKGSITYFKDIGKEVCDEEKLEWNDLHQKERELILSIKACDKKRVRGGLKYIYYDIFKCNKISDDTIKQISINLILKALDILKDFNINMSDIVGENFNVYKKTTELNTIEELYTWAEHLIFEILYAIKEVKVQIVESGIKDALDYMTEHYNENICLNDVATKVYLSESYLSRKIKKVMGVSFVEYLTKLRVSKAMEYLTEPEAKIADVASKVGYTDYRYFSHVFKKHTGYSPSEFMKVSLG
- a CDS encoding sensor histidine kinase gives rise to the protein MKKKFSFKNKLWFRNRCISNILNRNKCIYRFKKTFGVLWKNRSFKDKLFRGFLLVGILPLLSMTIFSYYNTSKSINSRLDISVKENLEVVSRLIDSSLGSFISISDYISENKEVKEILKKKDYNNYEEKFLDIQKIYRITSGVLATQKRDVPIYITGMSKYSHFSTTDYYPPIYEDLNSEFFKSIDKRENEKLLYIHRRIDEKERKDIVMAIGKEIKDVENGQKIGYVIVDLYDDYFNDIFKYLKVYKDNNIFVLDRNGKIITDKINKNKTGFYFYEEYLSDILKNTKGKFSCNIENKKYTAYFTTLSDTGLKIVEIIPQKQLYKDKRVIIITFMLLLILFAILAVMASLVLSKNIYKPINELANLMDRVEKGDRNVNFSINTNDEIAHMGNSFNNMLKEINRLIEEVYVKQYLLKEAEFKALKAQVNPHFLYNTLESINWMAKLDDLQGVSTMVTSLGKFLRYSISKKGDIVTVEEELQQVNNYLTIQKIRYRDKFQVFVKVEPEVYKQNILRLLIQPLVENAITHGLEQKRGTGNLIIKGYLENNIVYIDVIDDGIGVGNSNSSGEKIGLSNVDNRIKLHYGDEYGVKLFSEEGFTISRINIPGGL
- a CDS encoding MgtC/SapB family protein, whose product is MLIHEVVLRIFLAVIVGGLIGYEREFKNRPAGFRTHILVCVGAAVISMIQLYSVEETTRLILAHPQLQSALKADIGRLGAQVISGIGFLGAGTIIHEKGSVKGLTTAASLWVVACIGLAVGLGYYTLTLLSTAAVFMVLAALKRVEARFMEKGNLVKIELQYNDKKQLINIVEGYFETRNIKVQNIEFSLEDDEESPYKTSLYTILVPRYIKKSKIIQELSVYEGVEKVNLIE
- a CDS encoding ABC transporter ATP-binding protein; amino-acid sequence: MEKRSKGVNIKKLSKIYIGANNNEFKAVDNISVDIKPGEFVTLLGPSGCGKTTTLRMIAGFEIPTMGEIYLGGDKINDLPPDKRDSAMVFQSYALFPHYNIYDNIAYGLKLKKISKDEVKTRVDNIIELVGLKGMENRYPNQLSGGQQQRVALARALVMEPGVLLFDEPLSNLDAKLRVYMRTEIRKIQQKVGITAIYVTHDQSEAMSLSDRIIIMNKGIIEQVGTPKEIYYTPKTEFVADFIGTANFISGTIDSVENSIAEVSIYGKKMSIPYKGDKKAGSTCKLVLRPEAVEIGREGFLEGKVMLSTFMGAYQDYVVKVGEAEVKIQHNNPQAKEIFNEGENVKISFSPYNAHII